In the Sarcophilus harrisii chromosome 1, mSarHar1.11, whole genome shotgun sequence genome, one interval contains:
- the RFK gene encoding riboflavin kinase, producing the protein MLTAQWERAFPLFLSSLPALRFFSALLPYRFPLQPAWEGYCGFCWVSGVRRFRRVPFVGSFLGRAANARPVSLLPCALRNLPPSPSPFPSTPGWPGGTVALNSTAAPPDSPPGPFPEPGLSDVMKHLPYFCRGKVVRGFGRGSKQLGIPTANFPEQVVDNLPHDLSPGIYYGWASVGNGDVHKMVLSIGWNPYYKNTKKSVETHIIHTFKEDFYGEILSIVITGYIRPEKNFSSVDALISAIQDDIEEAKRQLDLPEHLKLKEDNFFHMPENKIVNGH; encoded by the exons ATGCTGACTGCCCAATGGGAACGCGCCTTTCcgctcttcctttcttctctccccgcCCTTCGTTTCTTCTCCGCCCTCCTCCCGTATAGATTTCCGCTTCAGCCGGCTTGGGAGGGCTATTGCGGCTTCTGTTGGGTCAGCGGTGTGCGGAGGTTCCGTCGCGTGCCCTTCGTCGGCAGCTTTCTGGGGAGGGCCGCAAACGCGCGCCCGGTCTCCCTCCTGCCTTGTGCCCTTAGgaatctccctccctccccctccccctttccctccactcccGGCTGGCCCGGGGGAACCGTTGCTCTGAACTCGACGGCGGCTCCGCCGGACTCTCCGCCCGGGCCGTTTCCGGAGCCCGGACTCAGCGACGTGATGAAGCACCTGCCTTATTTCTGCCGCGGCAAGGTGGTGCGGGGCTTCGGACGGGGCTCCAAGCAGCTGGGCATCCCCACAG CTAACTTTCCTGAGCAAGTAGTGGATAATCTTCCACATGATTTATCTCCTGGAATTTATTATGGTTGGGCCTCTGTTGGAAATGGAGATGTCCATAAAATGGTTTTAAGTATAGGATGGAACCCATACTACAAGAATACTAAAAAATCTGTg gaaACTCACATTATACATACCTTCAAAGAGGACTTCTATGGGGAAATCCTTAGTATAGTCATCACTGGCTACATCAGACCAGAAAAAAACTTTAGTTCAGTTG ATGCCCTTATTTCTGCAATTCAAGATGATATTGAAGAAGCTAAGAGACAACTGGATTTACCAGAGcatttgaaactcaaagaagataATTTCTTCCATATGCCAGAAAACAAAATAGTGAATGGCCACTga